In a single window of the Limnochorda sp. L945t genome:
- the argJ gene encoding bifunctional glutamate N-acetyltransferase/amino-acid acetyltransferase ArgJ has product MAGDFATDGAALGAPVTAPPRPVAQSGMAERGEPDEPAPAQREGVTFPEGFEAAGVHGGIKRQRPDLAVLFAPDPCSAAAVFTTNRVKAAPLIVTREHLERSAHRVQAVVINSGNANACTGERGLADARAMAVECAGLLGLQPDQVLVASTGVIGVPLPMDAVREGIRRACSELSPFGAEAAARAILTTDRRVKQTHLEVPLTGGRVVRIGGMAKGSGMIHPNMATMLAFLTTDAPVEAGPLHEVLRRATDASFNLITVDGDTSTNDMAVLLASGKAGGAPLAPGTEDFDRFSEGVRQVATYLAKEIARDGEGATRLVEVRVRGARTEHEARLCARAVAGSTLVKAAVHGQDPNWGRIAAAAGYSGAEMDPGGFSIWIGSILVAREGREWPFSEQAVREALGRDEVHLAIDLGTGGRAEATAWSCDLSEEYVRINSSYRS; this is encoded by the coding sequence ATGGCTGGGGATTTCGCCACAGACGGCGCGGCGCTGGGTGCGCCGGTGACGGCGCCGCCCCGTCCGGTTGCGCAGTCCGGGATGGCCGAACGGGGGGAGCCGGATGAGCCCGCGCCGGCGCAGAGGGAGGGGGTGACCTTCCCCGAAGGTTTCGAGGCGGCCGGGGTGCACGGGGGTATCAAGCGTCAACGGCCGGATCTGGCGGTCCTCTTCGCGCCGGATCCCTGCTCGGCGGCGGCGGTGTTCACGACCAACCGGGTGAAAGCGGCTCCCCTGATCGTGACCCGGGAGCACCTGGAGCGGTCGGCGCACCGGGTGCAGGCCGTGGTCATCAACAGCGGCAACGCCAACGCTTGCACGGGCGAGCGGGGGCTTGCGGACGCACGGGCCATGGCCGTCGAGTGCGCGGGGCTGCTGGGGCTGCAGCCCGACCAGGTGCTGGTGGCTTCCACCGGGGTCATCGGCGTCCCCCTTCCCATGGACGCGGTGCGGGAGGGGATCCGGCGGGCTTGCTCGGAGCTCTCGCCCTTCGGGGCGGAGGCGGCGGCTCGGGCCATTCTCACCACCGACCGGCGGGTGAAGCAGACGCACCTCGAGGTGCCGCTCACGGGCGGCCGCGTCGTGCGGATCGGCGGGATGGCCAAGGGCTCCGGGATGATTCACCCCAACATGGCGACGATGCTCGCTTTCCTCACCACCGATGCGCCCGTGGAGGCAGGCCCGCTCCACGAGGTACTGCGCCGGGCGACCGACGCGTCGTTCAACCTCATCACCGTCGACGGCGACACCAGCACCAACGACATGGCGGTGTTGCTGGCGAGCGGGAAGGCGGGAGGAGCGCCGTTGGCCCCGGGCACGGAGGATTTCGATCGCTTTTCGGAAGGAGTCCGGCAGGTCGCCACGTATCTGGCGAAGGAAATCGCGCGGGACGGGGAAGGGGCGACGCGCCTCGTCGAAGTCCGGGTGCGGGGAGCCCGTACGGAGCACGAGGCGCGCCTTTGTGCGCGCGCCGTCGCCGGTTCCACCCTGGTCAAGGCGGCGGTGCACGGCCAGGACCCCAACTGGGGACGCATCGCGGCCGCCGCCGGGTACTCGGGAGCGGAGATGGATCCCGGGGGCTTCTCGATCTGGATCGGGTCGATCCTGGTGGCCCGGGAGGGCCGGGAGTGGCCCTTCTCGGAGCAGGCCGTCAGGGAGGCGTTGGGGCGAGACGAGGTGCACCTGGCCATCGACCTGGGCACGGGGGGGCGGGCAGAGGCGACCGCCTGGTCCTGCGACTTGAGCGAAGAATACGTCCGCATCAACTCAAGCTACCGCTCCTGA
- the argC gene encoding N-acetyl-gamma-glutamyl-phosphate reductase, translating into MGGVSHPRSRRVSAGIVGGSGYSALELLRLLARHPRLELKWIFSRSHTGEPVASVYPSLRGVVSASFAPVEEPAALAGQADVVFFATPAGVAAEQAPLFLESGAAVVDLSADFRFRDEETYRRVYGKSHPHPEWLASSVYGIPELFRDELAHARLVGNPGCYPTAALLALAPLAREALLDPDAPIVVSATSGISGAGSQPGPAYHFPGATENVRPYGVPGHRHAPEMAAVLGRLVPPGKSAPVLTFIPHLVPASRGILATCVARPAREMPDEELLERYRRFYASHPWVRVLEPPELPQTKAVQGSNFCDLAIRWDPVAGVVVAMAAIDNLVKGAAGQAVQNVNVLMGWDEREGLEVVPLYP; encoded by the coding sequence GTGGGTGGGGTTTCGCATCCCCGGTCGCGAAGGGTATCGGCGGGCATCGTCGGGGGGTCCGGCTACTCCGCGCTGGAGCTGCTCCGGTTGCTCGCCCGCCATCCGCGTCTCGAGCTGAAGTGGATATTCTCTCGCTCTCATACGGGCGAGCCCGTCGCATCCGTCTATCCCTCGCTGCGCGGGGTGGTCTCCGCCTCCTTTGCCCCGGTGGAAGAGCCGGCTGCCCTGGCAGGACAGGCGGACGTCGTCTTCTTCGCCACCCCCGCGGGCGTGGCGGCCGAGCAGGCGCCCCTGTTCCTCGAATCCGGAGCGGCCGTGGTCGACCTCTCCGCCGATTTCCGGTTCAGGGACGAGGAGACGTACCGGCGGGTGTACGGCAAGTCTCACCCGCATCCCGAGTGGCTGGCTTCCTCGGTGTACGGCATCCCGGAGCTCTTCCGAGACGAGCTGGCGCATGCGCGGCTGGTAGGCAACCCGGGGTGTTATCCGACGGCGGCGCTGCTGGCGCTGGCGCCGCTTGCGCGCGAGGCGCTGCTGGACCCGGACGCTCCCATCGTGGTGTCGGCCACGTCGGGGATTTCCGGCGCAGGGAGCCAGCCCGGCCCGGCTTACCACTTTCCGGGCGCCACCGAAAACGTGCGGCCGTACGGGGTACCGGGACACCGGCACGCGCCCGAGATGGCCGCGGTGCTGGGCCGGCTCGTGCCGCCCGGCAAGAGCGCGCCGGTGCTCACGTTCATCCCTCACCTGGTACCGGCGAGCAGGGGGATCCTGGCGACCTGCGTGGCACGCCCGGCGAGGGAGATGCCCGACGAGGAGCTCCTGGAGCGGTACCGGCGCTTTTACGCCTCGCACCCATGGGTGAGGGTGCTGGAGCCGCCGGAGCTGCCCCAGACCAAGGCGGTGCAGGGTTCCAACTTTTGCGACCTGGCCATACGGTGGGATCCGGTCGCCGGGGTCGTGGTGGCGATGGCCGCCATCGACAACCTGGTGAAGGGGGCCGCGGGCCAGGCCGTTCAAAACGTCAACGTGCTCATGGGCTGGGACGAGCGCGAAGGGCTCGAGGTCGTGCCCCTCTATCCGTGA
- the argB gene encoding acetylglutamate kinase, with amino-acid sequence MEQTIQKASVLVESLPYIRTFFGKTFVIKYGGSAMPDQDVQRDIALDVILLRYVGVKPVLVHGGGPAITETMRAVGREPQFVNGRRVTDAETMRIVRMVMMGIINTDIVSTINRFGGKAVGLSGHDGNLIVARKRLERAPTGETVDLGFVGDVERIHPELVQELAENGYIPVVAPIGAGYQGESYNINADSVAGELAAALRADKLIILTDVEGILEEPGNPASLISALQVQRARRMMEEGSIAGGMVPKVEACIRALEAGVPRTHIIDGRVSHSLLLEIFTDRGIGTMVVS; translated from the coding sequence TTGGAACAAACCATCCAGAAAGCTTCGGTGCTGGTCGAATCCCTGCCCTACATCCGCACCTTCTTCGGCAAGACGTTCGTCATCAAGTACGGCGGGAGCGCCATGCCCGATCAGGACGTCCAGCGCGACATCGCGCTGGACGTCATCCTGCTTCGCTACGTCGGGGTCAAGCCGGTGCTCGTCCACGGGGGTGGCCCGGCCATCACCGAGACGATGCGGGCCGTGGGGAGAGAGCCCCAGTTCGTCAACGGGCGCCGCGTCACCGACGCGGAGACGATGCGGATCGTACGGATGGTGATGATGGGGATCATCAACACCGACATCGTCTCCACCATCAACCGCTTCGGGGGCAAAGCGGTGGGGCTCTCCGGGCACGACGGCAACCTCATCGTGGCCCGCAAGCGCCTCGAGCGGGCTCCGACCGGGGAGACCGTCGACCTGGGCTTCGTGGGCGACGTGGAACGGATCCACCCCGAGCTCGTCCAGGAGCTCGCCGAGAACGGCTACATCCCGGTGGTGGCGCCCATCGGGGCCGGCTACCAGGGCGAGAGCTACAACATCAACGCCGACAGCGTGGCCGGCGAGCTGGCGGCGGCGCTCCGGGCCGACAAGCTCATCATCCTCACCGACGTGGAGGGGATCCTCGAAGAGCCCGGCAACCCCGCCTCCCTCATCTCCGCGCTCCAGGTGCAGCGAGCGCGCCGGATGATGGAGGAGGGCAGCATCGCCGGCGGGATGGTCCCCAAGGTCGAGGCCTGCATTCGCGCCCTGGAAGCAGGAGTGCCCAGGACCCACATCATCGACGGGCGCGTCTCCCACTCCCTGCTGCTCGAGATCTTCACGGATCGCGGCATCGGCACGATGGTGGTGAGCTGA
- the carB gene encoding carbamoyl-phosphate synthase large subunit yields MPKRTDLHKVMVIGSGPIVIGQAAEFDYAGTQACRALREEGLEVVLVNSNPATIMTDEHMADRIYLEPLVAEVLERILEQERPDGLLPTLGGQTGLNLAFELARRGVLDRLGVELLGTPLAAIERAEDREQFKTTMLAIGESVPESRIVTSVEQALAFAEEIGYPVIVRPAYTLGGTGGGVARRPEQLQQVVTRGLKRSLIGQVLVEKSVVGWKEIEYEVMRDGADNCITVCNMENFDPMGIHTGDSIVVAPSQTLTDREYQALRTASLKIIRALGIQGGCNVQFALAPDGSGRYYVIEVNPRVSRSSALASKATGYPIARVAAKIAVGLTLDEIPNAVTGATTAAFEPVLDYVVVKIPRWPFDKFPLADRSLGTQMKATGEVMAIDRTFAGALQKAVRSLEAGYDGLYHPEIARMTDGDLRRLVQAADDRRLWALAEGLRRGFGIEEMHQLSGVAPYFLAVLHELVQAEHALEEEPGLLPGALRLYKRMGFSDRRLAALVGCTEKEVRESRERAGVRPVFKSVDTCAAEFEARTGYFYSTYEQEDEVSEGRRPRVVVLGAGPIRIGQGIEFDYCSVHSVWALQRLGYEAVIVNNNPETVSTDFDTSDRLYFEPLTLEDVLEVVRRERALGVIVQFGGQTAINLAKPLSEAGVPVLGTSAEAIDLAEDRRRFAELVAALGIAQAEGASASSVEEALGVANKIGYPLMVRPSYVLGGRAMEICHSEDELLEYMQMAVRVSPDHPVLLDRYLPGREIEVDAVSDGTRVVIPAIMEHIERAGIHSGDSTAVFPPVHVTPEQASAIAAHTRELALALGVRGLLNVQFVISQGRIYVLEANPRASRTVPFISKVTGVPLVALATQVIMGESLERLGWPDGLIYGPDTPPPYVAVKAPVFSFDKLDDVDVFLGPEMKSTGEVLGLNGTYPWALYKALVAAGLQVRASGGKALVTLADKDKEEALPIVRRLVEAGYRIVATEGTRRFLEAQGIPADFVHKIGEGHPDVVDLVRAGQVDLVVNTPTRGRIPQRSGFKLRRAAVEFKVPCFTSLDLAGALAEALVALQAGEVPSPVALQDYTARLPRRAGSPAVTGLQRT; encoded by the coding sequence ATGCCGAAGCGCACGGATCTCCACAAAGTGATGGTCATCGGCTCGGGGCCCATCGTGATCGGGCAGGCGGCCGAGTTCGACTACGCCGGTACCCAGGCGTGCCGGGCCCTGCGGGAAGAGGGCCTGGAGGTGGTGCTCGTCAATTCCAACCCCGCCACCATCATGACCGACGAGCACATGGCGGATCGCATCTACCTGGAGCCGCTGGTGGCCGAAGTCCTGGAGCGGATCCTGGAGCAAGAACGCCCCGACGGCCTGCTTCCGACCCTCGGCGGCCAGACGGGCCTCAACCTGGCGTTCGAACTCGCCCGCCGCGGCGTGCTCGACCGCCTCGGCGTCGAGCTGTTGGGCACGCCCCTTGCGGCCATCGAGCGGGCCGAGGACCGGGAACAGTTCAAGACCACCATGCTGGCCATCGGGGAGAGCGTCCCGGAAAGCCGTATCGTCACCTCCGTAGAACAGGCGCTGGCCTTTGCGGAGGAGATCGGCTACCCGGTCATCGTGCGCCCGGCCTACACGCTGGGGGGGACGGGCGGAGGCGTTGCCCGGCGGCCCGAGCAGCTGCAGCAGGTGGTGACGCGAGGCCTCAAGCGCAGCCTCATCGGCCAGGTGCTCGTCGAGAAGAGCGTCGTGGGCTGGAAAGAGATCGAGTACGAGGTGATGCGAGACGGCGCCGACAACTGCATCACCGTCTGCAACATGGAGAACTTCGACCCCATGGGGATCCACACGGGCGACAGCATCGTGGTGGCTCCCAGCCAGACCCTCACCGATCGCGAGTACCAGGCGCTGCGAACGGCCTCGCTCAAGATCATCCGGGCGCTCGGCATCCAGGGCGGGTGCAACGTGCAGTTCGCGCTGGCTCCTGACGGATCCGGGCGCTACTACGTCATCGAGGTCAATCCTCGGGTGAGCCGTTCCTCGGCCCTCGCTTCCAAGGCGACCGGGTACCCCATCGCCCGGGTGGCGGCCAAGATCGCCGTCGGGCTCACCCTCGACGAGATCCCCAATGCGGTGACCGGCGCCACGACGGCCGCGTTCGAGCCCGTGCTGGACTACGTGGTGGTCAAGATCCCCCGGTGGCCCTTCGACAAGTTCCCGCTGGCGGACCGGAGCCTGGGCACCCAGATGAAGGCAACGGGCGAGGTGATGGCCATCGACCGCACCTTCGCCGGGGCGCTCCAGAAGGCGGTCCGCTCGCTCGAGGCCGGGTACGACGGGCTGTACCACCCGGAGATCGCCCGGATGACCGACGGCGACCTGCGGCGGCTCGTGCAAGCGGCCGACGACCGGCGACTGTGGGCGCTCGCCGAGGGGTTGCGGCGCGGCTTCGGGATCGAGGAGATGCACCAGCTCTCCGGGGTGGCGCCGTACTTCCTGGCGGTCTTGCACGAGCTCGTGCAGGCGGAGCATGCGCTCGAAGAGGAGCCCGGCCTGCTGCCGGGCGCGCTACGGCTGTACAAGCGGATGGGCTTCTCCGACCGGAGGCTGGCCGCTCTCGTGGGCTGCACGGAGAAAGAGGTGCGGGAGTCGAGAGAGCGGGCCGGGGTACGGCCCGTTTTCAAGAGCGTCGACACGTGCGCCGCAGAGTTCGAGGCCCGCACGGGGTACTTCTACTCCACCTACGAACAGGAGGACGAGGTGAGCGAGGGGCGCCGGCCCCGCGTCGTCGTGTTGGGCGCCGGGCCCATCCGGATCGGGCAGGGGATCGAGTTCGACTACTGCTCGGTGCACTCGGTCTGGGCCTTGCAGCGCCTGGGGTACGAGGCGGTCATCGTCAACAACAACCCCGAGACGGTCAGCACCGACTTCGACACCTCGGATCGCCTCTACTTCGAGCCGCTGACCCTGGAGGACGTGCTGGAGGTGGTGCGCCGGGAGCGGGCGCTCGGCGTCATCGTGCAGTTCGGAGGGCAGACGGCCATCAACCTGGCCAAGCCGCTCTCCGAGGCGGGGGTGCCGGTGCTGGGCACCAGCGCGGAGGCCATCGACCTGGCCGAGGACCGCCGGCGCTTCGCCGAGCTCGTGGCGGCCCTCGGCATCGCCCAGGCAGAGGGAGCCAGCGCCTCCAGCGTGGAGGAAGCCCTGGGGGTCGCCAACAAGATCGGCTATCCGCTCATGGTCCGGCCCTCGTACGTCCTCGGCGGCCGCGCCATGGAGATCTGCCACAGCGAGGACGAACTCCTGGAGTACATGCAGATGGCGGTCCGGGTCAGCCCCGACCACCCGGTGCTCCTCGACCGCTACCTGCCGGGCCGGGAGATCGAGGTGGACGCGGTCTCCGACGGCACCCGGGTCGTGATCCCCGCCATCATGGAGCACATCGAGCGGGCCGGGATCCACTCGGGCGATTCCACCGCCGTCTTTCCCCCGGTCCACGTCACGCCCGAGCAGGCGTCGGCCATCGCGGCTCACACCCGGGAGCTGGCGCTGGCGCTGGGCGTGCGGGGGTTGCTCAACGTGCAGTTCGTCATCAGCCAGGGCCGCATCTACGTGCTGGAGGCCAACCCCCGTGCGAGCCGCACGGTGCCGTTCATCAGCAAGGTGACCGGCGTGCCGCTGGTGGCGCTTGCCACCCAGGTCATCATGGGCGAGAGCCTGGAGCGCCTGGGATGGCCCGACGGGCTGATCTACGGCCCCGATACGCCGCCTCCCTACGTGGCGGTCAAGGCGCCGGTCTTCTCCTTCGACAAGCTGGACGACGTGGACGTCTTCCTGGGGCCCGAGATGAAGTCGACGGGCGAGGTGCTGGGCCTCAACGGGACCTACCCGTGGGCGCTGTACAAGGCGCTGGTGGCGGCGGGGCTGCAGGTGCGGGCCTCGGGTGGCAAGGCGCTCGTCACGCTGGCCGACAAGGACAAGGAAGAGGCGCTGCCCATCGTGCGAAGGCTGGTGGAGGCGGGATACCGCATCGTGGCGACGGAGGGGACTCGCCGGTTCCTGGAGGCGCAGGGCATCCCTGCCGACTTCGTCCACAAGATCGGCGAAGGCCACCCCGACGTGGTGGATCTGGTACGGGCGGGACAGGTCGACCTGGTGGTCAACACGCCGACCCGAGGTCGGATCCCGCAGCGGAGCGGTTTCAAGCTGCGCCGGGCCGCGGTGGAGTTCAAGGTGCCGTGCTTCACGTCGCTGGATCTCGCCGGGGCGCTGGCCGAGGCCCTGGTGGCGCTGCAGGCCGGGGAGGTACCGAGCCCGGTGGCCCTGCAGGATTACACGGCCCGCCTGCCGAGGCGGGCGGGGAGCCCCGCCGTGACGGGGCTTCAGCGTACTTGA
- the murA gene encoding UDP-N-acetylglucosamine 1-carboxyvinyltransferase → MSIAGTRGVQLASAELHVTRKPEDPPPLLWGETGQAPSDRVRIRGGRPLSGRLRVSGAKNAAVALLPACLLARDGVSELAQVPDIVDVDVVVQILEQLGATLDRAEGTVRVGAAGPIADEVPYDQAKRVRASSLFLGALIARNGRAVVPLPGGCDIGPRPIDLHLKGLAELGAEVRVERGYVIAQARKLVGSEIYLDFPSVGATENLMMAATAASGTTVIYNAAKEPEVVDLANFLVGMGARVVGAGTDLVRIQGGLPLHATSYTIIPDRIEAGTYLLASLASRGEIVLENVIPKHLESLLAKLEEAGVQIEVGLDSLRASLRRRPSAISVKTLPYPGFPTDLQPQLSAFLLTAEGTSIVTERVFEDRFRHIDELKRMGAQIKTESRTAVIMGVPQLSGAPVTATDLRTGAALVIAGLSATGETTVDGFRHVRRGYARMVEKLASLGADIRYD, encoded by the coding sequence ATGAGCATCGCTGGTACTCGAGGTGTGCAGTTGGCGAGCGCAGAGCTTCACGTGACCCGCAAACCGGAGGACCCGCCGCCCCTGCTGTGGGGAGAGACCGGGCAGGCGCCCAGTGACAGGGTGCGCATCCGGGGTGGACGCCCGCTGTCGGGGCGGCTCAGGGTGAGCGGCGCCAAGAATGCCGCGGTCGCCCTGTTGCCCGCCTGCCTGCTGGCACGCGACGGCGTCTCGGAGCTGGCCCAGGTGCCGGACATCGTCGACGTCGACGTGGTCGTGCAGATCCTCGAGCAGCTGGGCGCCACCCTCGATCGCGCCGAGGGCACGGTGCGGGTGGGAGCGGCAGGCCCGATAGCGGACGAGGTGCCGTACGACCAGGCCAAGCGCGTCCGCGCTTCCTCCCTCTTCCTGGGAGCCCTCATCGCCCGTAACGGCCGCGCCGTCGTGCCCCTGCCGGGCGGGTGCGACATCGGACCCCGTCCCATCGACCTGCACCTCAAGGGGCTGGCCGAGCTGGGGGCCGAGGTGCGGGTGGAGCGGGGCTACGTCATCGCGCAGGCCCGCAAGCTGGTCGGCAGCGAGATCTACCTGGACTTCCCGAGCGTAGGGGCTACCGAAAACCTCATGATGGCTGCGACCGCCGCCTCCGGCACGACCGTGATCTACAACGCCGCCAAAGAGCCGGAGGTCGTCGACCTGGCCAACTTCCTGGTGGGCATGGGGGCGCGGGTCGTAGGGGCCGGCACCGATCTGGTGCGCATCCAGGGAGGGCTCCCGCTGCATGCGACCTCGTACACGATCATCCCCGACCGGATCGAGGCGGGCACTTACCTGCTCGCCTCGCTGGCCAGTCGCGGCGAGATCGTGCTGGAAAACGTGATCCCCAAGCACCTCGAGTCGTTGCTCGCCAAGCTGGAGGAGGCCGGAGTGCAGATCGAGGTCGGGCTCGACAGCCTGCGGGCCTCCCTGCGCCGCCGGCCCTCCGCCATTTCGGTGAAGACGCTGCCCTATCCGGGTTTTCCCACCGACCTGCAGCCGCAGCTCTCGGCCTTCTTGCTGACCGCGGAGGGTACGAGCATCGTCACGGAGCGCGTCTTCGAGGACCGCTTCCGCCACATCGACGAGCTCAAGCGGATGGGCGCCCAGATCAAGACGGAGAGCAGGACGGCCGTGATCATGGGCGTGCCGCAGTTGAGCGGCGCGCCGGTCACCGCCACGGACCTCCGGACGGGGGCGGCGCTGGTCATCGCCGGGCTGAGCGCGACCGGCGAGACCACGGTCGACGGTTTCCGCCACGTGCGCCGGGGTTACGCCCGTATGGTCGAGAAGCTGGCCTCCCTGGGCGCGGATATCCGGTACGATTGA
- a CDS encoding argininosuccinate synthase: MAGQVHKVVLAYSGGLDTSVMIPWLRETYGCDVVAMIADVGQGEDLQAIAEKARRSGASKAVVEDVREAFAREYAFQVLRAGAVYEGRYLLGTSFARPLIAACQVRVAREEGADALAHGCTGKGNDQVRFELAYRALAPDLKVIAPWREWDLRSREDEMAYARARGIPVPVTAEKPYSVDRNLWHISYEGGILEDPDRAPDPSMFQWTVDPSRAPDVPEEVTIAFEAGYPVQLDGRQMAAHQLLDALNAVAARHGVGRVDIVENRVVGMKSRGVYETPGGTLLHVAHRELESLTLDRETLHFKEMVAVRYAELVYYGQWYSGLKRALDAFVEETQRHVTGTVKLRLYKGNVQVTGRRSPYSLYDHALATFGADGVYRQKDAEGFIALFGLPQLVQSRLEARLHEGVAAAR; encoded by the coding sequence ATGGCAGGACAGGTGCACAAGGTGGTGCTGGCTTACTCCGGGGGACTGGATACGTCGGTGATGATCCCCTGGCTGCGGGAGACCTATGGTTGCGACGTGGTCGCGATGATCGCCGACGTGGGCCAGGGAGAGGATCTCCAGGCGATCGCCGAAAAGGCCAGGCGCAGCGGAGCGAGCAAGGCGGTCGTGGAGGACGTCCGGGAAGCCTTCGCTCGGGAGTACGCCTTCCAGGTGCTGCGAGCGGGGGCCGTGTACGAGGGGCGCTACCTCCTGGGTACGAGCTTCGCCCGGCCCCTGATCGCGGCGTGCCAGGTCAGGGTGGCCCGGGAGGAAGGGGCCGACGCGCTGGCCCACGGGTGCACGGGCAAGGGCAACGACCAGGTGCGCTTCGAGCTGGCCTACCGGGCGCTGGCGCCGGACTTGAAGGTGATCGCTCCCTGGCGGGAATGGGACCTGCGCTCCCGCGAGGACGAGATGGCCTACGCCAGGGCCCGGGGCATCCCGGTGCCGGTCACGGCCGAAAAACCGTACAGCGTCGACCGTAACCTGTGGCACATCAGCTACGAGGGCGGCATCCTCGAGGATCCGGACCGGGCGCCCGATCCCTCGATGTTCCAGTGGACCGTCGACCCGTCGCGGGCGCCCGACGTGCCCGAAGAGGTGACCATCGCCTTCGAGGCCGGATACCCCGTCCAGCTCGACGGGCGACAAATGGCGGCGCACCAGCTCCTCGACGCCCTCAACGCCGTCGCCGCCCGCCACGGGGTCGGCCGGGTCGACATCGTGGAAAACCGGGTCGTGGGCATGAAGTCCAGGGGTGTCTACGAAACGCCGGGCGGCACGCTCCTGCACGTCGCCCACCGGGAGCTCGAGAGCCTGACCCTCGACCGCGAGACGCTGCACTTCAAGGAGATGGTGGCCGTCCGCTACGCCGAACTGGTCTACTACGGGCAGTGGTACTCGGGGCTCAAGCGGGCACTGGACGCCTTCGTGGAAGAGACCCAGCGTCACGTGACGGGTACGGTCAAGCTGCGGCTGTACAAGGGCAACGTGCAGGTCACCGGCCGCCGCTCGCCTTACTCGCTGTACGACCACGCGCTGGCCACCTTCGGCGCCGACGGGGTCTACCGGCAGAAGGACGCCGAGGGGTTCATCGCCCTGTTCGGGCTGCCGCAGCTCGTGCAGTCCCGCCTCGAGGCCCGGCTGCACGAGGGGGTGGCGGCCGCACGATGA
- a CDS encoding acetylornithine transaminase — translation MPEGTTIGEGSTGQPIMELADRCLIPVYRRQRVALARGQGCRVWDTEGRAYLDFIAGIGVLAVGHCHPRVVHALTRQAGQLWHTSNLFYTEPQARLAEWLVRRSPFDRAFFCNSGAEAVEAAIKLARRWARERGESGRFEIVTAERSFHGRTLGALSATGQRKYQEPFEPLVPGFRTVPFNDAAALAGAVGPSTAAILLEPVQGEGGVYPADPAFLRAAREIADRAGALLILDEVQTGLGRTGRLFAFEHFGIVPDAVALAKALGGGTPIGALLAREPAASVLQAGQHASTFGGNPLVAATALATLQVIEEEGLVGRADAMGRYLSGKLQSMSSRTGHVRQIRGLGLMVGVETDVPAAAVVEAALRRGLLVNAVGPTTVRMLPPLVVGPAEIDEAVDILGAAILEAAGEKG, via the coding sequence GTGCCCGAGGGCACAACGATCGGCGAGGGGAGCACGGGCCAGCCGATCATGGAGCTGGCCGATCGGTGCCTCATCCCCGTTTACCGGCGCCAGCGGGTGGCGCTGGCCCGGGGGCAGGGCTGCCGGGTCTGGGATACGGAGGGCCGAGCCTACCTCGATTTCATCGCCGGCATCGGCGTGCTCGCGGTGGGACACTGCCATCCCCGGGTGGTACACGCCCTGACCCGGCAGGCCGGGCAACTGTGGCACACTTCCAACCTCTTCTATACCGAGCCGCAGGCCCGGTTGGCCGAGTGGCTCGTCCGGCGCTCCCCCTTCGACCGGGCCTTCTTCTGCAACAGCGGCGCGGAAGCGGTGGAGGCGGCCATCAAACTGGCCCGGCGCTGGGCCCGGGAGCGGGGTGAAAGCGGCCGCTTCGAGATCGTGACCGCCGAGCGCTCGTTCCACGGGCGTACCCTGGGCGCGTTGTCGGCCACGGGGCAGCGCAAGTACCAGGAGCCCTTCGAGCCTCTGGTGCCGGGCTTCCGCACCGTGCCCTTCAACGACGCCGCCGCCCTTGCCGGGGCCGTGGGCCCGTCCACGGCGGCCATCCTGCTGGAGCCGGTCCAGGGCGAGGGCGGGGTGTACCCTGCGGATCCGGCCTTCCTGCGGGCGGCCCGGGAGATCGCGGACAGGGCCGGGGCGCTCCTGATCCTGGACGAGGTCCAGACGGGGTTGGGCCGTACGGGGCGGCTGTTCGCCTTCGAGCACTTCGGGATCGTCCCCGATGCGGTCGCCCTGGCCAAGGCACTCGGAGGGGGCACGCCCATCGGCGCCCTGCTCGCCCGGGAACCGGCGGCCTCCGTGCTGCAGGCCGGCCAGCACGCCTCCACGTTCGGAGGCAACCCCCTGGTGGCGGCCACGGCCCTGGCGACGCTGCAGGTCATCGAGGAGGAGGGGCTGGTCGGCCGTGCCGACGCGATGGGGCGCTACCTGAGCGGGAAGTTGCAGTCCATGTCCTCCCGTACCGGGCACGTGCGCCAGATCCGCGGCCTGGGCCTGATGGTCGGCGTGGAGACGGACGTACCGGCCGCCGCCGTGGTAGAGGCCGCCCTGCGGCGCGGGCTCTTGGTCAACGCGGTGGGGCCCACCACCGTCCGGATGCTCCCGCCGCTCGTGGTCGGTCCGGCCGAGATCGACGAGGCCGTGGACATTCTCGGGGCCGCCATCCTGGAAGCGGCCGGGGAAAAGGGGTAA